GGTTCCCGGTCCGGCTCTCCGCCACCCCCGGGTCGGTCCGCAGGCCGCCGCCCGGCCTGGGGGAGCACACCCGGGAGGTGCTGACCGAGGCGGGGCTGTCGGAGGGGGAGATCCACGCCCTGCTGGCCGAGGGGGCGGCGGCAGGCTCGTGATCCTTGACCCCGGTCAAGGCGCTGGAAACCGATCTGGGGTGAGATGCATCCAACCGCTCGGAACCCCACGCGCCGGAGGGACGCCATGGGCCTCGACGCCCTGTTCGTCGTGCTGCTCGCGGTCCTGGCCGGGATCTACGGGATCTACTGGCTGGAGGCCCGGAGGGCCGGGCCCCGCCCGGGGGGGCGGGACGGTCAGGACTCGCAGTGAATCGCCTCGACCGGACACGTCTCTGCCGCCTCCGTGATCCGGTCGTCCAGGGAGAGGTCGGCGTCGGCGCGCACCGTGGCCACGTCGCCCTCGAGCTCGAACACCTCGGGGCAGATGTCCACACAGGTTCCGCAGGCGATGCACTCGTCGTCGATCCAGACCTTCTTCATGGGGTTCCTCCGGGGTGCGAGGGGGAAGGGGATCCGCTCCCCGCGGGGGGCGGCCCCGGCAGGGGAATCCGTCGGAACAGGGCCCCCGCGGCGGAACGTACGCTCAGGTCCAAGGACGGGGTGAGGGGGGTGGCCGCCGGGTTGATCTCGACCACCACCGCCCCTCGGGCCAGCAGGGGAAACGAGGCCACCGGCTGGACCACGGCCGAGGTGCCGATCACGAGGAGGAGATCCGCCTCCTGCACCGCCTCCGTGCTCCGGGTCAGGGCCTCGGCGGGCAGGGGCTCTCCAAACCACACGACCCCGGGCCTCAGCAGCCCGCCGCACTCGGGGCACCGGGGCGGCACGGGCAACGGCACCCGCCGGTCCTCGCCCTCCCGGCCGCAACGGGTGCAGCGGAGCACCCAGAGGTTGCCGTGCACCTCGACCAGCCGGCGGCTTCCCGCCAGACGGTGCAGCCCGTCCACGTTTTGGGTGATCAGCAGGAACCCGGGGTTGGCCCGTTCGTAGGCGGCGAGCCACCGATGGGCCGGGTTGGGCCGGGCCGGGGCGATCCGTTCCCTGCGCCAGTTGTACCACTCCCACACCAGGGCGGGGTCGCGGGCGAACGCCTCGGGCGTGGCCAGGTCCTCGGGCCGGTGGCGCCTCCACAGCCCGTCCGGCCCCCGGAACGTGGGCACCCCGCTCTCCGCGGACACGCCGGCGCCCGTGAGGGCCACGGGACGCCGGGCTTTTCGGAGCAGGCCGGTCAGCTCGGCCACCGGATCCCGGCCGCTCACCGCCACACCTCCTGGGCCGTTCGGATCTGGGCCCAGACCAGCTCCTCGAACCGCTCCTGCTCCTGACGGCGGCGGGGCTCGTCCCACCCCAGCTCCCGCGCCATGAGCCGGGAGGCCGCCTCGGCCACCCCCAGCCCCCGGTCGGGCCGCAGGCCCGTGCCCAGCCGTCGCAGCAGCACGTCGTCCAGGTGCCGGGCCCCTTCCTGACGTACGGCGTAGACCACCTGGGCCTTCCGGTCGTCGCATCCGGGGCCGAGACGCTCGCGCAGATCCTCGCGGGCGAGGCCCAGCTCGATCACGTCGCACGCCTTCCGGCCGTACAGGCTCACCAGGTGGTCCACCACCTCCCGGGGGATGTGGGGCAGGTTCTCCGTGCACTCGACCAGGTTCTCCCGATACACGACCTGGTCACCGAATCCGCCGCCGACGAGGGGGGTCCGGTCCGTGGTTCCCGGGACCGCGGTGCCCAGGTGCCGGCAGGCCGCATCCACGCCGTATTCCGCCAGCCGGCGAAACAGGGTCAGGTTCCCGCCTGCCAGGGTGACGAACCCCGGAGGCCCGCCCGAGGGGATCACCTCGAACCGGCAGGGCAGATCCCCGGCCCGGTCCTGTTGCCCCCGGGGTACGGCCCAGGCGCCGGCCTCGGCCAGGAGCAGCTGGGAACGGTCCCGGGCCAGGCCCGGCATGCGCGTCCGGGCCAGGCCCACCCACTCCCTCAGCCCCTCCACGTCGGGATGGGCGGCCTGGGCCGGGTCGGAGAGGTCGCGCAGGTGCCACCCGGCCACCACGTGGCCGTCCCGGGGTACGGCGAAGCACGGCGGGAACGACTCGCACCAAAGGGCGGTGTCCAGATCCGCGTCGATCCACAGATGGGCCCCCTGCAGGATCCGGATCCGGGCCGCCCAGCCCGGGCCGGCCCGGCGCCCTAGCTCGTCGGCCCACGCGCCGGCCGCGTTGATCACCGCCCGGGCCTCCAGCACGTGCCGGCGGCCGGTCTGGACCTCGCGCACCTCCAGGCGGAACGAGCCCTGGCCCGGCCGAATCCGCTCCACCTCGTGGTAGTTCCGGCAGTCCGCGCCCCGTTCCCGGGCCGAGAGCACGTGCTCGAGAACCAACCGGGACGGAAGGGCGCAGTGGAAGTCGTAGAACAGCCCCGCCCCCAGGAGGCCTTTGCCGTCCAGCACGGGCGCCCGACGCAGCGCCTCGCGCTCGGACAGGATCTGGCAGACGGGGTCGGCCGACCCCATGCTGAGCCAGTCGTAGAACCGAAACCCCCAGCGGATCCGCCGCAGCGTCAGGGAGCCCCCGCGATAGGCCGGCACGATCACCGGCAGGGGACGGATGAGGTGGGGCACGATCCGGTGGAGGATCTCCCGTTCCCGGAGGCATTCCAGTGCCAGGTGGAACTTCCGGTCCCGGGCGAACCGGAGTCCGCTGTGGATCAGGCCCGCAGCCCGGCCCGTGGTGCCCGAGGCCCAGTCCCCCCGCTCGAGGAGCACCACCCGCAGCCCCCGCAGCACCGCGTCCCGGGCCGCCGCGGCGCCCACGATCCCCCCCCCGACCACCGCGATGTCATAGGGACGCGTGGTTCCCACCCGACGCCTTCTCCTCTCCGAGCACCAGACGCAGGACCAGGTTCGCCTGGGCATGGGCCGCCACCCCCACCCGTGGGGCCATGAGCCCCACCCCGGGGCGGGCCTCGGACTCCAGGTCCCCCACCACGAACAGGCGGTGGGCCACCCGGTGGGTGCGGATCGCGTCGCTGGGGCCGTACCCTGCGAGCCCCGAGGCCGCCACGATCCAGGTGCCCGGCATCCGGGCCAGCACGGTCTCGACCAACATGGCCTTCTGGTCGGCTCGATCGAAGGCCTCGACCACCACCTGGCAGCCCCGGAACACCTCCGGCACGTTGGCCGGGGTCAGCCGAACCGGCCGGAGCTCCAGATCCACGTAAGGGTTGATCCGGCGCAGGTTGTGGGCCAGGGCCTCCACCTTGGGCAGGCCGATCTGGTCCACGAAGTACTGCTGCCGGTTGAGGTTGCTGGGTTCGACCACGTCGAAGTCGGCCAGCACCAGCCGGCCGAACCCAGTGCGCGCCAGGGCCACGGCGACCTGGCTTCCCAGGCCTCCCAACCCGGCGATGCCCACGCAGGCGCGCTTCACCCGGTCGTGGACGCCGGGGGTGTGGCGGGCCACCAGCAGGGCCTCCATCTCCTCGGCTGAGGGGACCTCGCCCCTACGGATCAGGACGATCTCGTCCCCCGGCCGCACCGGCTCCTCGGCCCGGGCCGGGAACCCGTTTCGCACCAACACGTCCGCCCCGGGTCTGAACCGGTCACGCAGGTCGCCCACCCGCGAGCCCTCGGGCACCTCCACCGACCGCTCGTTGACCCTGATCCGAAGCACCTGGAACCTCCCGGGACGGCGTGTGCAGGCGATTGTGGCACCGGACCGGCCGGTTCGCAACCCGTGTCTTGACAGGGCGGCCAACCGGGCTAGGCTCGGATTCCACGCCGTTCCCCCGTTCGACCCAACGCCGGGAGGGTGCCATGGACCTGGATCGGGAAATCCGTCGTCTCGCCCGTCTCGCACGCACGGAACATCCCTTCTTCACCGTGTACCTGAACACCCGCTGGAACTCCGAGAGGGAGCGCGAACGGGTGCGGATCTTCGTGAAGTCCAGGCTGCGCGAGTGCCTGGGGTCGGAGCCGGCCGAGGCCGGTGCCGGCGTGGAGGCGGACCGGGAGAAGATCGAGCACTACGTGAAGGGGCTGGTGGCCCGGGAGTGGGACGAGGAGTACAACGGCGTGGCCGTGTTCGCGTGCTCGGGGTTGGGGGTGTACCGGATCGTCCGCAGCTACATCCCGTTCCGGGACGAGGTGCAGTGCGCGGACCGGCCGTTCCTGAAACAGGCGGTGGAGAACCTGTGGGAGGGCCAGCGGGGGATCCTGGCCCACGTGGGATCGGAGGGGGGCAGCCTCTACGAGTTTCACCTGGGGGGGGTGGTGCGGACCTGGCGGTTCGAGGACGAGGAGTTCCCGGGCCGCCACGAGCAGGGCGGCTGGAGCCAAGCCCGGTATCAGCGGCACGTGGAGGACCACCTCCACCGGAACCTGCGGCGGCTCGCGGACCGCATGACCGCCTGGGTGGACGAGAGGGGCGGGTGCCGGGTGGTCGTGGCCGGACCGGACGAGATCGTGGCCGCGTTCGAGCGGGAGGTGCCCCGCCGGATCCAGGAGCGCCTCGCGGCGCGGCTACGGGTGGACCCCCACGCCGGTTCGGCCGAGGTCGTGGAACGAAGCCTGGCGGCGTTGGCCCGGGCCCGGGACCGAGAGGCCGCCGGCCGGCTCCAGAGGGTGCTGGACCGGGACGGCGGCCGGGCGCTGGGAACCGTCGCGGTGTGCACGGCCGTGCGGGACGGCCGGGTGCACGAGCTGTTCCTGCTCAAGGGGTTCCGGCGGCCCGGCTGGGCGTGTGCGAGCTGCGGCGAGCTGGGGGAGCGGGTGCCCCTGGGATGCCCCCGGTGCGAGCGACCGGTGGAGGCCGTGGATCTGGGGGAGGAGTGGGTGCGCAGGGTCCTGGCGAGCGACGGGCAGATCGCGTTCCTGGACGGCCACGAGGGGCTGGAGGCGGCCGGGGGGGTGGCGGCGGCCCTCCGGTACTGACCTCGGTTGTTGGTCGTTGGTCGGGGCCTTCGGCCCGCTAGGCAGCTAGGGGGCCAGGCAGCGCTCGAACCGCGCCAAAGCCCGGGGGCATGGGGCCTGCTTCCGGCCGCGCGCGAAGCCGAGCATGAGATCCGCCGCGCAGGCACGGGGCATCAGCGATGGTTTCATGACAGACCGGTCAGCACGAACGATTTCACGGTGCGAACGTTGGAGGCGCTGCGCGGCGAGCCAAGGAGCCGCACGCGGCGCTCCAGCAGACCCCTTGTATAAGGGCCCCCGGACAGGGGAGTGAGTGCGCCTACTTCGTTGCCGGTTCAATACCTTCTCCGTTGCCCGACCCCGCAGGGGCCTGAGGAGGCCTCCCCGGCCGGTTGGGTCGACAACCACACCCAAAGGAGGACGATCATGGCAGTGGCTCGGGTTACCGAACTGGTGGCGGCATCGCCGGTGAGCTTCGACGACGCCATCCGCAAGGGGTTCGAACGGGCGGCCAAGACGCTGCGGAACATCACGGGGTTCCACGTCACCGAGTGGCGGGCCAGCGTGAAGGACGAGGCGATCCAGGAGTATCGGGTCACCATGCGGGTGACCTTCCTCCTGGAAGACACCCTATAGCCCAATACTGTTCACTTAGTGTGCCTTCGTGCTATTCTTCTCTCGTCTTCCTTACTCATGGAAAGCGAGGTGAAGGATGGCTCGAACTCCAGCAGGGCTTCCCGAAGGCACGCGGATCACGGATTACATCACGCTGGGGGTCATCGCAAAAACGTTCCCCCTGCCCAAGGTGCACGAGGTGCTGCAAGCCACAGGCAAGGCGAGCCAGCGACAGCGCGCCTTACCTGCCCATGTCGTGGTCTACTATGTGATCGCACTGGCGTTGTACATGAGCGTGTCCACACGAGAGGTGCTCCGCTGTTTGCTCGAAGGTCTCCAGTGGCTCATGGGGCCCCGTGAACGCGTTCGCGTTGCCGGAAAATCGGCCATCTCCCAAGCGCGGTCCCGTCTGGGGGCGGAACCGATCGAACGGCTGCACAACGAACTCGTCCGGCCGATCGCCGAAACGGCCACCCGAGGGGCGTGGTACCGGCGCTGGCGGCTGGTCAGCCTGGACGGCAGCACCTTGGATGTGGCCGATACTCAGGAGAACGAACAAGCCTTCGGACGCCCCAAGGCCGCCCGGGGACGGAGCGCCTATCCGCAGATCCGGTTCGTCTCCTTGGTGGAGAACGGAACCCACGTGCTGTTCGGCTCCCGCATGGGTGGATACCACACGAGCGAGGTCGCGTTGGCTCGGCACGTGGTGGAGTCCTTGCGGCCCGGGATGCTGTGTCTGGCCGATCGGTGTTTCTTCTCCTGGCCCTTGTGGACCCAGGCCTGCGCAACCGGAGCCGATCTGCTGTGGCGAGTGAAGGCAAGCGCACGCCTGCCGTGCATCCGTCGTCTGTCCGATGGTTCCTATCTGAGCAAGATCTATCCCAACGCCTATGCTCGCCAAAAGGATCGGGGCGGTGTCATGGTCCGGGTGATCGAGTACACACTGGACGGAGTCCCAGGCGCAGAGGACGTGTACCGGTTGGTGACCACGATCCTCGACCCTGAAGATGCCCCGGCAGAGGAGTTGGCCGCCCTGTACCAGGAACGCTGGGAGATCGAGACTGCACTCGACGAGTTGAAAACGCACCTCCGAGGGGCTCGGATTGTGCTCCGGAGCAAGACCCCGGAGCTCGTCCGACAGGAGTTCTTTGGGTTCCTGATGGCGCATTTTGCGATACGAGGACTCATGCATGAAGCCGCCCGCAAGGGCGATGTGGATCCTGACGAACTTTCCTTCGTTCACACGGTGCGGGTGGTGCGTCGGAGACTGCCCGCTTTCGTCGCCACTCCCCCCTGAGCACAGGGCGGCGTTCCATGCGCAGGTGCTGGAGGAGATTTTGGAAGAGCGAGTGGTGTCCAGTCGTGGTCGACGCAACCCGCGAGCGGTGAAGCGGAAGATGACCCCGTATCCGACTCGGCATCGCCAAACGGTCTCGCCCATGCGACTGCAGCCCATTTGCGAACACGTTCGTATCTTAAAGTGAACAGTATTGCCCTATAGCCCGGGTTTGAGGACCGGGCCGAGCTCCGGCCGGCGGTCTTCGAGCCGGCGCGCCAGGGCCTCGAAACAGGCATCCGGCACGTGTAGGGAGCCGTAGCCCGTGCCCAGGGCCGGGCCGTCGGAGCCGGGCTCGTGGAAGTCGCTTCCGCCGGTGACCAGCAGGTCCCGTCGGGCGGCGAGGGAGCGGTATCGTTCCTGCTGCTCCCGGGTGTGCCGGCTGTAGTAGGCCTCGATCCCTTCCAGGCCGAGCTCCACCAGGTGATCCAGGAGGGGGCGAAGAAGGCCCGGGGCGTCCTCCTCGATCAGCCCGGGGTGGGCGAGGACCGCCACGCCCCCGGCCCGCCGGATCGTCCGGCACGCCTCGGCCGGGTCGAGGCGGTCCTTGTCCACGTAGGCCGGCCTGCCCCGGCCCAGCAGGCGGTCGAATGCCTGCTGCACGTCCCTCACCACCCCTTTGCGGACCAACACCCGGGCCACGTGGGGCCGCCCCACCAGGGCGGCGCCGGCCTCGGCGCGAACCTCCTCCAGCGTGATCGGGATCCCCAGGTCCCGGAGCCGGGCGATCATTCTCGGCGCCCGTGCCTCGCGGCTGCGGGCCAGCCGGTCGAAGGCGGCCTTCACCTCTGGGATGCGGGGATCGATGCCGTAGCCGAGGAGATGGAAGGTGACGCCGTTCCACCGGGTGGAGATCTCCACGCCGGGGACCACGGCGACCCCCAGGGCTCGGCCGGCATCGACCAGCTCGGCGTTGCCGTCCACCGAGTCGTGGTCCGTGAGCCCCACGGCCCGAAGGCCGACCCGGACGGCCTCCTCCACGATGCGGCCGGGGGGCCAGGTGCCGTCCGAGGCGGTGCTGTGGGTGTGCAGATCCACCATGGGGGTCTCTCCTGATGAGGGGGACCGGCTCATATACGCGGCCCGGGTTTCCGGGTCAAGGTTCCGAGGGGATTTCGGTAGACTTTTGAACACCTTGACTTTCAAGGGACGGGCATCTAGCATCGGCGTGCTTTCGGACACGCCCCCGTAGCTCAGTCGGATAGAGCACAGGATTCCTAATCCTGGAGTCGCAGGTTCGAGCCCTGCCGGGGGCACCACGTTCGTGCAGGGGCCCGGGGCGGCCCGAGGAATCCGCGGGTATCCCCGGGTCCGGCCCGGGGGAGACGAGGGGCCGGTTGGTGAAGGAGAGGGCGTTGGTGCGGGGACCTCGCCGGGAGGCGTTCGAGCGATGAACAAATCCGACCTGATCAAGGCACTGTCCGACCGGGGCGACATGCCCCTGAAGGAGGCCCGGGCGGCCGTGGAGGCCTTCTTCACGGCCATGGAGGAGGCGATCCTCCGGGAGGACCGGATCGAGATCCGGGGGTTCGGCAGCTTCTGCGTGAAGAAGTACGGGGCGTACGTGGGGCGCAACCCCAAGACGGGGGAACGGATCCAGGTGCCGCCGAAGCGGCTTCCCTACTTCAAGGTCGGCAAGGAGCTCAAGGAGAGGATCGATTCGTGAAGGCCTTCCGGTTCGGGGGGCGGGCATGTGCGTAGCGGTGCCGGGTGAGATCGTGCGATTGGCGGGTGACGGAACCGCCGAGGTGGACTTCGGCGGGGTCCGTAGGGTCGTCTCCACGGCCCTGCTGCCCGAGGTGGAGCTCGGCGATTTCGTGATCGTCCACGCCGGCTTCGCCCTGCACCGGGTCGACCCGGACGAGGCCCGGCAGACCCGGGAGTTGTTTCGGCAGGTACTGGATGAATCTCCTTCGTGACACGGGCCCGTCAGGGCCCGAACTTGTCTCTGGGTTCGTGGAACGGCTGCGGGCCTACCGCGGTCCCTCCGTGGCCATCATGGAGGTGTGCGGCACCCACACGGTGGCGGCGGCCCGGATGGGGCTCCGGGGCCTGCTGCCGGAGGGGGTGCGGCTGCTGTCGGGCCCGGGGTGCCCGGTGTGCGTGACCCCGGTGGACCTGTTCGACCAGGCCCTCCACCTGGTCCGGGAGGCCGGGGTGATCCTGGCCACCTACGGCGACGCCGTGCGGGTGCCAGGCACCCGCGGCTCCCTGGATCGGGCCCGGTCCCAGGGGGCGGACGTGCGGGTGGTG
This is a stretch of genomic DNA from Deferrisoma camini S3R1. It encodes these proteins:
- a CDS encoding ferredoxin — its product is MKKVWIDDECIACGTCVDICPEVFELEGDVATVRADADLSLDDRITEAAETCPVEAIHCES
- a CDS encoding NAD-dependent deacylase, with the translated sequence MSGRDPVAELTGLLRKARRPVALTGAGVSAESGVPTFRGPDGLWRRHRPEDLATPEAFARDPALVWEWYNWRRERIAPARPNPAHRWLAAYERANPGFLLITQNVDGLHRLAGSRRLVEVHGNLWVLRCTRCGREGEDRRVPLPVPPRCPECGGLLRPGVVWFGEPLPAEALTRSTEAVQEADLLLVIGTSAVVQPVASFPLLARGAVVVEINPAATPLTPSLDLSVRSAAGALFRRIPLPGPPPAGSGSPSPSHPGGTP
- a CDS encoding glycerol-3-phosphate dehydrogenase/oxidase; its protein translation is MGTTRPYDIAVVGGGIVGAAAARDAVLRGLRVVLLERGDWASGTTGRAAGLIHSGLRFARDRKFHLALECLREREILHRIVPHLIRPLPVIVPAYRGGSLTLRRIRWGFRFYDWLSMGSADPVCQILSEREALRRAPVLDGKGLLGAGLFYDFHCALPSRLVLEHVLSARERGADCRNYHEVERIRPGQGSFRLEVREVQTGRRHVLEARAVINAAGAWADELGRRAGPGWAARIRILQGAHLWIDADLDTALWCESFPPCFAVPRDGHVVAGWHLRDLSDPAQAAHPDVEGLREWVGLARTRMPGLARDRSQLLLAEAGAWAVPRGQQDRAGDLPCRFEVIPSGGPPGFVTLAGGNLTLFRRLAEYGVDAACRHLGTAVPGTTDRTPLVGGGFGDQVVYRENLVECTENLPHIPREVVDHLVSLYGRKACDVIELGLAREDLRERLGPGCDDRKAQVVYAVRQEGARHLDDVLLRRLGTGLRPDRGLGVAEAASRLMARELGWDEPRRRQEQERFEELVWAQIRTAQEVWR
- the thiF gene encoding sulfur carrier protein ThiS adenylyltransferase ThiF yields the protein MLRIRVNERSVEVPEGSRVGDLRDRFRPGADVLVRNGFPARAEEPVRPGDEIVLIRRGEVPSAEEMEALLVARHTPGVHDRVKRACVGIAGLGGLGSQVAVALARTGFGRLVLADFDVVEPSNLNRQQYFVDQIGLPKVEALAHNLRRINPYVDLELRPVRLTPANVPEVFRGCQVVVEAFDRADQKAMLVETVLARMPGTWIVAASGLAGYGPSDAIRTHRVAHRLFVVGDLESEARPGVGLMAPRVGVAAHAQANLVLRLVLGEEKASGGNHASL
- a CDS encoding baeRF10 domain-containing protein; protein product: MDLDREIRRLARLARTEHPFFTVYLNTRWNSERERERVRIFVKSRLRECLGSEPAEAGAGVEADREKIEHYVKGLVAREWDEEYNGVAVFACSGLGVYRIVRSYIPFRDEVQCADRPFLKQAVENLWEGQRGILAHVGSEGGSLYEFHLGGVVRTWRFEDEEFPGRHEQGGWSQARYQRHVEDHLHRNLRRLADRMTAWVDERGGCRVVVAGPDEIVAAFEREVPRRIQERLAARLRVDPHAGSAEVVERSLAALARARDREAAGRLQRVLDRDGGRALGTVAVCTAVRDGRVHELFLLKGFRRPGWACASCGELGERVPLGCPRCERPVEAVDLGEEWVRRVLASDGQIAFLDGHEGLEAAGGVAAALRY
- a CDS encoding dodecin family protein, with product MAVARVTELVAASPVSFDDAIRKGFERAAKTLRNITGFHVTEWRASVKDEAIQEYRVTMRVTFLLEDTL
- a CDS encoding IS4 family transposase, which encodes MARTPAGLPEGTRITDYITLGVIAKTFPLPKVHEVLQATGKASQRQRALPAHVVVYYVIALALYMSVSTREVLRCLLEGLQWLMGPRERVRVAGKSAISQARSRLGAEPIERLHNELVRPIAETATRGAWYRRWRLVSLDGSTLDVADTQENEQAFGRPKAARGRSAYPQIRFVSLVENGTHVLFGSRMGGYHTSEVALARHVVESLRPGMLCLADRCFFSWPLWTQACATGADLLWRVKASARLPCIRRLSDGSYLSKIYPNAYARQKDRGGVMVRVIEYTLDGVPGAEDVYRLVTTILDPEDAPAEELAALYQERWEIETALDELKTHLRGARIVLRSKTPELVRQEFFGFLMAHFAIRGLMHEAARKGDVDPDELSFVHTVRVVRRRLPAFVATPP
- a CDS encoding PHP domain-containing protein, encoding MVDLHTHSTASDGTWPPGRIVEEAVRVGLRAVGLTDHDSVDGNAELVDAGRALGVAVVPGVEISTRWNGVTFHLLGYGIDPRIPEVKAAFDRLARSREARAPRMIARLRDLGIPITLEEVRAEAGAALVGRPHVARVLVRKGVVRDVQQAFDRLLGRGRPAYVDKDRLDPAEACRTIRRAGGVAVLAHPGLIEEDAPGLLRPLLDHLVELGLEGIEAYYSRHTREQQERYRSLAARRDLLVTGGSDFHEPGSDGPALGTGYGSLHVPDACFEALARRLEDRRPELGPVLKPGL
- a CDS encoding HU family DNA-binding protein, with amino-acid sequence MNKSDLIKALSDRGDMPLKEARAAVEAFFTAMEEAILREDRIEIRGFGSFCVKKYGAYVGRNPKTGERIQVPPKRLPYFKVGKELKERIDS
- a CDS encoding HypC/HybG/HupF family hydrogenase formation chaperone, which codes for MCVAVPGEIVRLAGDGTAEVDFGGVRRVVSTALLPEVELGDFVIVHAGFALHRVDPDEARQTRELFRQVLDESPS